The proteins below are encoded in one region of Desulfobacteraceae bacterium:
- a CDS encoding FAD-dependent oxidoreductase has protein sequence MSADPKKVMVIGGGIAGLTAAWELSKCGVAVDLVEKSDHLGGHAIQYCCKATEECRQCGACSVEKMLKNVVEAPNINVHCGVEVGRVARNGRFEVSLQPSGAAAPAASPGCQERYETDPLACAAARKFSKNNAALDCAGAAADLKVDAIVLASGFAPFDATRKGTYNYGKLPNVVTGLELERGVRANGRVLRPSDGKPPAKVAFIQCVGSRDERLGNLWCSHVCCPYALRVSELMKHHNPEVEITVFYMDIQNTGNNFPAFYEKCKQDLQFVRNIPVDVYPMEDDRLRMRYTTEADGSPVDAEFDMVVLSIGIMPGLDNQRMATLLDIGLDADGFFQSTDSFNCTVTNKNGVFLAGTVGGPKTIAASMAHAGQAAYEAMKYLGGAE, from the coding sequence TTGAGTGCAGATCCTAAAAAAGTGATGGTCATTGGAGGCGGTATCGCCGGTTTGACTGCGGCCTGGGAGTTGTCCAAGTGCGGTGTCGCGGTGGATTTGGTGGAAAAAAGCGACCACTTGGGCGGCCATGCCATCCAGTACTGCTGCAAAGCCACCGAAGAGTGCCGCCAGTGCGGCGCCTGCTCCGTCGAGAAGATGCTGAAAAACGTGGTCGAGGCGCCCAACATCAACGTTCACTGCGGGGTCGAAGTCGGTCGGGTCGCCCGCAACGGCCGTTTCGAGGTCAGCTTGCAGCCCAGCGGCGCCGCGGCCCCCGCCGCCAGCCCCGGCTGCCAGGAGCGCTACGAGACGGACCCGCTGGCCTGCGCGGCCGCCCGTAAATTCTCCAAAAACAACGCGGCCCTGGACTGCGCTGGTGCAGCGGCGGATCTCAAGGTCGACGCCATCGTGCTGGCCAGCGGTTTTGCGCCCTTCGACGCCACCCGCAAAGGCACCTACAACTACGGCAAACTGCCCAACGTGGTCACCGGGCTGGAGCTTGAGCGCGGCGTGCGCGCCAACGGCCGGGTGTTGCGGCCCTCCGACGGCAAGCCGCCCGCCAAGGTGGCCTTCATCCAGTGCGTCGGCAGCCGCGACGAGCGCCTCGGCAACCTCTGGTGCTCCCACGTCTGCTGCCCGTATGCGCTGCGGGTTTCGGAGCTGATGAAGCACCACAACCCGGAGGTCGAGATCACCGTTTTTTACATGGACATTCAAAACACGGGCAACAATTTCCCGGCGTTCTACGAAAAGTGCAAACAGGACCTGCAGTTCGTGCGCAACATCCCCGTGGACGTCTACCCGATGGAAGACGACCGTCTGCGGATGCGCTACACCACGGAAGCCGACGGGTCACCGGTGGACGCCGAATTCGACATGGTGGTGCTCTCCATCGGGATCATGCCGGGGCTGGACAACCAACGGATGGCGACCCTGCTGGACATCGGGCTGGATGCGGACGGTTTTTTCCAGAGCACCGACAGTTTCAACTGCACCGTTACCAACAAAAACGGCGTTTTCCTGGCCGGAACGGTTGGGGGGCCGAAGACCATTGCGGCCTCCATGGCCCATGCCGGGCAGGCAGCCTATGAAGCAATGAAATACTTAGGGGGGGCCGAATGA
- a CDS encoding methylenetetrahydrofolate reductase: protein MTESNLKKILDAGHFAFTGELGPPRGANVAAITEKAKFLVGNVDSVNITDNQTAMVRMSSWAASLIAMQAGLEPNYQMVCRDRNRLAMQADILGAWAHGIRNMLCLSGDHQQFGDHPQSKGVFDVDSMQLIGMVRKMRDEGKFLSGSDIDDTPKMFIGAAANPFAEPFEWRVHRLAKKIQAGADFIQTQCIFNMDKMRRWVQQANDMGLTEKVYILAGVTPMKSLGMARYMKLKVPGMDVPDEIIDRLKGVDKKKQSDEGIRIACEQIQEFKEMKGVAGVHLMAIEWEHRVPEIAERAKVLPRPKV, encoded by the coding sequence CCAACGTCGCGGCCATTACGGAGAAGGCCAAGTTCTTGGTGGGCAACGTGGACTCGGTCAACATCACCGACAACCAGACCGCCATGGTGCGCATGTCCAGCTGGGCCGCCTCTCTGATCGCCATGCAGGCGGGGCTGGAGCCCAACTATCAGATGGTCTGCCGCGACCGCAACCGCCTCGCCATGCAGGCCGACATCCTGGGCGCCTGGGCCCACGGCATCCGCAACATGCTCTGCCTTTCCGGCGACCACCAGCAGTTCGGCGACCACCCGCAGTCCAAGGGCGTCTTCGACGTCGACTCCATGCAGCTGATCGGCATGGTCCGCAAGATGCGCGACGAGGGCAAGTTTCTCAGCGGCAGCGATATCGACGACACCCCCAAGATGTTCATCGGGGCGGCCGCCAACCCCTTCGCCGAACCCTTCGAGTGGCGGGTCCACCGTCTGGCCAAGAAAATCCAGGCGGGTGCGGATTTCATCCAAACCCAATGCATCTTCAACATGGACAAGATGCGCCGCTGGGTCCAGCAGGCCAACGACATGGGGTTGACCGAGAAGGTCTACATCCTGGCCGGCGTGACCCCCATGAAGAGCCTCGGTATGGCCCGCTACATGAAGCTCAAGGTGCCGGGCATGGATGTGCCCGATGAGATCATCGACCGGCTCAAAGGTGTCGACAAAAAAAAGCAGTCCGACGAGGGCATCCGGATCGCCTGCGAGCAGATCCAGGAGTTCAAGGAAATGAAGGGTGTGGCCGGTGTGCATTTGATGGCCATCGAATGGGAGCACCGGGTGCCGGAGATTGCCGAGCGGGCAAAGGTTCTGCCCAGGCCGAAGGTTTAA